The following proteins come from a genomic window of Gottfriedia acidiceleris:
- a CDS encoding DUF3907 family protein yields MSNKMVEHQLKIVGNQLGIVGLECNLFLNKNSLPSFQHENQAVDLNYLEKILSSLRRITVYCEDAKEVCEKILSGQFHKATAEDTLHKIYHRCIAEFFSPKNDAWYENSRAAYTGNQAITFYKAVPGTVQDIFSSLEKVFQHMREELEYYETDYSTKLMQQYKQ; encoded by the coding sequence ATGTCGAATAAGATGGTAGAGCATCAATTAAAAATTGTTGGTAATCAATTAGGGATTGTTGGTCTAGAGTGTAATTTGTTTTTAAATAAGAATTCTTTACCGTCATTTCAACATGAAAACCAAGCAGTGGACCTTAACTACTTAGAAAAAATACTTTCTTCATTACGCAGAATTACAGTATATTGTGAGGATGCTAAAGAAGTTTGTGAAAAAATTTTAAGTGGACAGTTCCATAAAGCAACAGCTGAAGATACTTTACATAAAATCTATCACAGATGTATCGCTGAATTCTTCTCTCCTAAAAACGATGCATGGTATGAAAATAGTCGTGCAGCATACACTGGTAATCAAGCAATTACATTCTATAAAGCTGTGCCAGGTACAGTTCAAGACATATTCTCGTCATTAGAGAAAGTTTTTCAACACATGCGAGAAGAACTTGAGTATTATGAAACAGATTATTCAACAAAACTTATGCAACAATACAAACAGTAA
- the scpB gene encoding SMC-Scp complex subunit ScpB, with protein MEQGKNLVGVLEGLLFVAGDEGISIVELSETLELSQTDVLELIESLKKEYENPNRGLQIRILANRYKLTSKREHGEFFKKLVESPSNSSLSQAALETLAIVAYQQPITRTEIEDIRGVKTEKPIQTLVSKYLIKEVGRAEGTGRAILYGTTSEFLDYFGLKNIKELPPLPQDLKMEEVEEEADLFFSKFEKKD; from the coding sequence ATGGAACAGGGAAAAAATTTAGTAGGAGTTCTTGAAGGACTTTTATTTGTAGCTGGCGATGAAGGAATATCAATTGTCGAGCTATCCGAGACTTTAGAATTAAGTCAGACAGATGTTTTAGAATTAATTGAGAGTCTAAAAAAAGAATATGAAAATCCTAACAGAGGATTACAAATTAGAATTTTAGCGAACAGATATAAACTTACTTCAAAGAGGGAACATGGTGAGTTTTTCAAAAAATTAGTTGAAAGTCCATCGAACTCTTCGTTGTCACAAGCAGCATTAGAAACATTAGCGATTGTTGCATATCAACAGCCAATAACGAGGACAGAAATAGAAGATATTCGAGGAGTTAAGACTGAAAAACCAATTCAAACTCTTGTCTCGAAATATTTAATTAAAGAAGTTGGACGTGCTGAAGGTACTGGACGTGCAATTTTATATGGAACTACTTCTGAGTTTTTAGATTATTTTGGTCTAAAAAACATTAAAGAATTACCTCCACTACCTCAAGATTTAAAAATGGAAGAGGTTGAAGAAGAAGCAGATTTGTTTTTTAGCAAATTTGAAAAAAAAGATTAG